In the Planctomycetota bacterium genome, one interval contains:
- a CDS encoding glutamate--tRNA ligase family protein: MGRLGIGRFKKQLKPRIETGFISPVSPNDTTNAIDRCVICVVITRIAPSPTGALHLGNARTFLINWALARRAGWKVLLRFDDLDGPRVRQSAVDQARQDLEWLGLDWDEELPLPSTRLDRYREMLRSTRVERCMFACSCTRSQLEARQPKRAQDGSVIYDGHCSEANLERVADACLRMQVPASVDVVTMSGTADSVPIGHAGAFVVRRVGGAPAYQWTSAIDDQDAQITDIVRGTDLRLSSARQAYLRTLIWPTAPAIRHLHVPLVVGPDGRKLSKRHGDTRVAHLREVGWSAGRVRGLCGFWTGIAEERDQLTPSDWVERLDIRAIPGDDIVFSPADHRIAPS, translated from the coding sequence ATGGGCAGACTAGGCATCGGCCGGTTCAAAAAACAACTTAAGCCTCGTATTGAGACAGGTTTTATTTCTCCGGTCTCCCCCAACGACACAACGAACGCCATCGACCGATGCGTAATCTGTGTCGTGATCACGCGGATCGCACCATCGCCGACCGGTGCTCTGCACCTTGGTAACGCGAGGACGTTCCTCATCAATTGGGCACTTGCTCGCAGAGCTGGTTGGAAGGTGCTGTTGCGGTTCGATGACCTGGACGGACCTCGCGTTCGTCAGTCCGCGGTCGATCAAGCCAGACAAGACCTCGAGTGGCTCGGACTCGATTGGGACGAGGAACTTCCCCTGCCGAGCACGCGACTCGATCGTTATCGAGAGATGCTCAGAAGCACTCGCGTCGAGCGTTGCATGTTCGCCTGTTCATGCACCCGGTCTCAACTTGAAGCGCGACAGCCGAAGCGCGCACAAGACGGATCGGTGATCTATGACGGGCACTGTTCCGAGGCGAATCTCGAACGCGTGGCCGATGCCTGCCTGCGAATGCAAGTGCCGGCATCCGTCGATGTTGTGACGATGTCCGGCACGGCCGATTCCGTTCCCATCGGCCACGCTGGGGCATTTGTAGTCCGACGTGTCGGCGGAGCGCCGGCGTATCAGTGGACGTCGGCCATCGACGATCAAGACGCCCAGATCACCGACATCGTCCGAGGTACCGACCTGCGACTGAGCTCGGCGAGGCAGGCGTACCTCCGAACGCTCATCTGGCCGACTGCTCCAGCGATTCGGCATCTGCACGTGCCGCTCGTGGTCGGTCCTGACGGGCGAAAGCTCTCCAAACGCCACGGCGACACCCGAGTCGCGCACCTTCGCGAGGTCGGCTGGTCGGCGGGGCGGGTTCGCGGGCTCTGCGGCTTCTGGACGGGCATTGCCGAGGAACGCGACCAGCTCACGCCGAGCGACTGGGTCGAGCGACTCGACATCCGCGCGATTCCTGGAGACGACATCGTCTTCTCGCCCGCCGACCACAGGATCGCGCCGAGCTAG